A genomic segment from Nodularia sphaerocarpa UHCC 0038 encodes:
- a CDS encoding ChaB family protein, translating to MPEVYQAQRTISAVFKEQKQIDQVIRRLLDRGVPRDHISIMGKNFQSETRISGFITKKDVILGGLRTGAIFGSLFGSFLSLLTGVGVLFVPFVGPIVAAGPIGALLLGAASGAIAGSAGAGLVSALTAWGMSEDKAAVYQTRLQAGEFILMAEVPSDRLGEFQLLIESSGGEEIHTTDKTLTHPCSGPCNSPEDLAVEVRSHLSEAAQRTFMQRYNAVLDHTSDEFTAEQAAWEAVHEQFDEDESGVWSKAKVNV from the coding sequence GTGCCGGAAGTTTATCAAGCACAACGTACCATATCAGCTGTATTTAAAGAACAAAAGCAAATTGATCAGGTGATTCGACGTTTACTCGATAGGGGTGTACCGAGGGATCATATTTCGATCATGGGCAAAAACTTCCAGTCAGAAACGCGAATTTCTGGTTTTATTACCAAGAAAGATGTGATTTTGGGAGGCTTGAGAACAGGAGCAATTTTTGGTTCTTTGTTTGGTTCGTTTCTCAGTTTACTGACTGGTGTGGGTGTACTGTTCGTTCCCTTTGTCGGTCCGATTGTGGCTGCTGGCCCTATTGGTGCGTTGTTGCTGGGTGCTGCTAGTGGTGCGATCGCCGGGAGCGCTGGCGCGGGACTAGTATCGGCTTTAACTGCTTGGGGGATGTCTGAAGACAAAGCCGCAGTATATCAAACACGCTTACAAGCTGGCGAGTTTATCTTAATGGCGGAAGTTCCGAGCGATCGCCTGGGAGAATTTCAATTGCTGATCGAAAGTAGTGGTGGTGAAGAAATTCACACAACTGATAAAACATTGACTCATCCTTGTTCAGGTCCATGTAATAGTCCAGAAGATTTAGCTGTTGAAGTTCGCTCTCATCTTTCGGAAGCAGCTCAACGTACATTCATGCAGCGCTATAATGCCGTTTTAGATCACACAAGTGACGAGTTCACAGCTGAACAAGCAGCTTGGGAAGCTGTTCATGAGCAGTTTGATGAAGATGAAAGCGGTGTTTGGTCAAAGGCGAAGGTAAATGTTTAG
- a CDS encoding CsbD family protein, whose amino-acid sequence MSIEKRVEATAKNIEGKLQEAVGEVTGNPEDQAEGKAKQAESQVLHTIENIKDEVKKIID is encoded by the coding sequence ATGAGTATTGAAAAAAGAGTAGAAGCTACTGCCAAAAATATTGAAGGCAAGCTACAAGAAGCCGTTGGTGAAGTAACAGGTAATCCAGAAGATCAGGCCGAAGGCAAAGCTAAACAAGCTGAATCCCAAGTTCTTCACACTATAGAAAATATCAAAGATGAAGTCAAAAAAATTATAGACTAG
- a CDS encoding GlsB/YeaQ/YmgE family stress response membrane protein yields MNIIAWIILGLIAGAIAKAIYPGRQGGGIIATMLLGIIGAVIGGTIVTLLETGRLQLTAATFSIPGLIVAIIGAVVAIFLWGLLTGSTSH; encoded by the coding sequence ATGAACATAATTGCTTGGATAATTCTGGGTTTGATTGCTGGAGCTATTGCTAAAGCTATTTACCCTGGTCGTCAGGGCGGCGGAATCATTGCAACCATGCTTTTAGGTATTATCGGTGCTGTCATCGGGGGAACTATTGTCACTCTCTTAGAAACAGGAAGATTACAACTGACTGCGGCCACTTTCAGTATTCCTGGTCTAATTGTCGCCATCATTGGGGCAGTAGTTGCCATCTTTTTATGGGGTTTGCTAACTGGTAGTACCAGCCATTAG